A region of Candidatus Diapherotrites archaeon DNA encodes the following proteins:
- a CDS encoding carboxypeptidase regulatory-like domain-containing protein, giving the protein MGLKEFYIHLEEKYYGFLDWLDNKGVPVYSAVDALEKNGIPSFPIAIILLLLILGLIGWFLVLPAVSPQETTTIKLLDAQSGEGIAGATLNFEWQNGAVGETTGTTNDAGEYALKGRRGATVVVSASQPGYNDGRESITFDGSSEKTISLQSKVTTSTKTVQFVNANTNELVSGETITARFSCSGNSAFNTQLSTQTGVIDVPNVPSDCGILLVDPLGKYSGSNASISMSDPAPRIQLQAEEPATGTVNVFARNENGGAIAGIRLSLTSETEGNFAIQEGYTSTAGTYSFASVPPGTYYITAFDPQGTYLQANQTPSGDAKPLLPNQSISFDVVMKRSVAGTISLIVKDSATNEPVQNVNVRLKKSASEPVLGTTKTGSDGKATINVSENVSYYIELDHPEYILKSLSNVKPSDQTIEVKLQKATETNSGSLSVSIVDSTGQPVDNVKATLKRNDGSPAGKPLVTGSNGTVSFARIEPGTYFVEAVKAGFEPKNSSPITIEARQPAQTQITLDIGFGDILVKVLDGQGQPLPDAAVKAIDLETGATLEESQTDSAGEATASVRLDKKPFISVEAENYLKYNTVPIKPLAGVTVQKTVTMVKSVPALQANVAGIFTLDNESSESNIVPGQRYIAKVQLLVPKGSGYSEAGLHVRTGKSIAGRQNIMEEDSILISGVETAGTTVRGTSYTPPKGEATDAGKITTGDAKWANVVWRNAESGVYEANVELLVSSTAAQGDLLEFWYRGYGVRGSIIRDPVDKELGESLNSAEKLALYANAKQKVLSVGPTNLCNQSFCKTLFMEDLAEKSKVQVIDSYSAKLSTEYEFSFTVSSISRQTYANSGMVISGEGLELGDYSITDAFGQAFTGTAQSDIENGIGTLQQDSVVSGKVRFSTKSEGDNAIILIIKSSDNAEILRETIIVNVPEAKTLNIDVLPKQLVPFIDNQLLVKVSGEDNAPIENAVVGVASNGKTIAIGQTDRNGTIDALLPSPNANDKITITAQKQGYRPAQTELTVSGQLLRISPPEIKQELNLTKMPSAEPTVLVENFTKIPLEVEDIQFSAGLSQYLIVKPGKDYKKTLFLPDQDSNISISIELADAAYGLTKNTVVSGAMSIYLANKDLGKRWVQAVPIEVRISLGKTVDSATCLAVDPNSWKISTAGEQKTLTVTVTNNCKVEQQAIDLKNVSAKVSWENQDEIGTFRLDAESPTGYTEQEGFGRISIPLDEKFQTVFANMQKNSAVEIKLAFQPNEKISSASASPKIILRASNPTENGTEQIYSVLSVDAGISNLAKCVKVQPTQLQIIASPPNLGYGIYQGYGYNPNAYSGALGAGYGYQSGAGYQTPYPASQYAYGYNTFSTTSASSPNATGAYGGTQAYSPYPVGAYPSSMYGGAFYGGTPVNQAFSNSFNYGINPFGSDRFRITNNCGNDVEIKLEADAEIQVPESSFVVSKDDSKDLKVQAGYTFGRFNIEVKARNAETEDRFVKVQDVEIFTRPQGDISAQARDCLKLMPPNKIDFSGFFGTPVKVQIINYCYDMGIRVPTDESALSFICDVPSEATTGQATQTQTNKQTGQQEAVQQPDEGKCPLVSQIYFIDEARKMGPNNRTTQELQFEIKPDISYRKQAILMLKGQTFRQLGQLRLFLQTGFYRIEVRADAKVTFFDQLGSERTESYFRVLEDKFAAGEFLDALEEPGSDEKNFQNCINKDALNTKQYYINLGHSLGVIPQEEFDKGNGKVFQFTPEKRNQVLIIKDAQHPNGCGTIDRLSDIRPLTWRDSKTGLALSFAITDDKHNITMFIDRSGLKTLCADVEKPVQAKLTRVQVPETQGVGLPAIVRVLHESVQPEDITEEFFETCATTPVEGKPTGEETPTPTPPGGGLLAKKDYFACSQQIEGAHTGDAYYTEAYFNRLLFDWSFGAVKKNVCDVPKKVGTETWNTGAGQNFCDAVQNMVSLTKKQKEIEKAIGSLQKNGCIGETSGICLQTNTKNLFRFSVRQRPVTDNAVSPAKKLVFFVGSGGTILESRSRLPAEVSDAKSQLDKLDPPTVGNALTYLGIMETLIREIEKNAPERKDNIVAEIETIGLTEEDNAILESVLKADKPPAKFPTYVATFNEFKAFHQKIREKVGNAATIAQVTVDGKNIDYRFLQRLLKNISFRIGIRNNEKISEEDRLWLMQFSDLWKLYYENIDTETNLIADGYSQGLVDDFASEYAAETTGMNVKPAGSRWNFKTLSAEGIELPNTNIETGRHGQFINYDWTARTVTVELTKLQSIEEIDTSSGKFAANNLLLRLPFDGKLGGNRRTGYGTSVKGAGSPIRLVFNSADSLVNVFSGSGGLKSLKGRLGSAFADTKDGVLIDISSTDFKFNPSVDTELQLEVVPEKGKGKAFYELFDGTQEVESENLLTWFGGRKPVADAVTQDVSQYCSNASGSAKNHSIETDNSTPILTSFVFVPWNKEFLFRLYCAAAQATAAGTADNSLATIGKEYQFTNPRQIRVNEKGQAEDASIKAVIDKIASGEACVVQATKTRLKIAWNKTLPERAQIEETQTAANTQAGTQTGAQQPAGSSAPKTTPPATGGTTAPAAPK; this is encoded by the coding sequence ATGGGCTTGAAGGAATTTTACATTCACCTTGAAGAAAAATACTATGGCTTCCTTGACTGGCTTGACAACAAGGGCGTTCCGGTCTATTCCGCGGTTGACGCGCTTGAAAAAAACGGCATACCAAGCTTCCCCATCGCAATAATCCTTTTGCTTCTCATACTCGGCCTGATCGGCTGGTTTTTGGTTCTCCCCGCGGTTTCACCGCAGGAAACAACCACGATAAAACTCCTTGACGCGCAGTCCGGAGAAGGCATTGCCGGCGCAACCCTGAACTTTGAATGGCAGAACGGTGCTGTCGGTGAAACCACCGGAACAACAAATGATGCCGGGGAATACGCGCTGAAAGGCAGGCGCGGCGCAACCGTTGTTGTAAGCGCCTCACAGCCCGGCTACAATGACGGCAGGGAATCAATAACATTTGACGGTTCTTCCGAAAAAACTATCAGCCTGCAAAGCAAGGTGACGACTTCAACGAAAACCGTGCAGTTCGTCAACGCAAACACCAACGAACTGGTTTCAGGCGAAACAATCACCGCAAGATTTTCCTGCTCCGGCAACTCCGCGTTCAACACGCAATTGTCAACGCAGACCGGCGTCATCGACGTTCCCAATGTGCCAAGCGACTGCGGCATCCTTCTTGTCGACCCGCTTGGAAAATATTCGGGCAGCAACGCAAGCATAAGCATGTCAGACCCCGCGCCAAGAATCCAGTTGCAGGCCGAAGAGCCGGCAACAGGCACAGTCAATGTTTTCGCCAGGAATGAAAACGGCGGCGCCATCGCAGGCATAAGGCTCTCGCTCACAAGCGAGACCGAAGGCAACTTTGCCATACAGGAAGGCTACACTTCCACAGCCGGAACATATTCTTTCGCCAGCGTGCCACCGGGAACATATTATATAACTGCATTCGACCCGCAGGGAACCTACCTTCAGGCAAACCAGACGCCTTCAGGCGACGCAAAGCCATTGCTGCCAAACCAGTCGATAAGCTTTGACGTCGTGATGAAGCGCAGCGTTGCCGGCACAATTTCATTGATTGTAAAGGATTCCGCAACGAACGAGCCGGTGCAGAACGTGAACGTGAGGCTCAAGAAAAGCGCTTCCGAGCCGGTGCTTGGCACGACAAAAACCGGAAGCGACGGAAAGGCAACCATCAATGTTTCGGAAAACGTTTCATACTATATAGAGCTTGACCACCCCGAATACATTCTGAAAAGCCTCAGCAACGTGAAGCCATCCGACCAGACAATCGAAGTCAAACTGCAGAAGGCAACGGAAACCAATTCGGGTTCGCTTTCAGTCAGCATAGTCGACAGCACGGGCCAGCCGGTGGACAACGTGAAGGCAACTCTCAAAAGGAACGACGGTTCGCCGGCGGGAAAACCGCTTGTGACGGGCTCGAATGGAACCGTTTCGTTCGCAAGGATCGAGCCGGGCACGTATTTCGTCGAAGCTGTGAAGGCAGGCTTTGAGCCGAAAAACTCTTCGCCGATAACAATCGAGGCAAGGCAGCCCGCGCAGACCCAGATAACGCTTGACATCGGCTTCGGCGACATTCTCGTCAAAGTTTTGGACGGCCAGGGCCAGCCTTTGCCGGACGCGGCAGTGAAGGCAATTGACCTTGAAACCGGGGCAACGCTCGAGGAATCGCAGACTGACAGCGCGGGCGAAGCAACGGCCAGCGTGCGCCTTGACAAAAAGCCGTTCATTTCAGTTGAAGCCGAAAACTATCTGAAATACAATACCGTGCCGATAAAGCCGCTTGCCGGAGTCACGGTGCAGAAAACCGTCACAATGGTGAAAAGCGTTCCAGCCTTGCAGGCGAATGTCGCGGGAATTTTCACGCTTGACAACGAAAGCTCGGAATCCAACATCGTGCCCGGGCAAAGATACATTGCAAAAGTCCAATTGCTCGTGCCCAAAGGCTCAGGCTACAGCGAAGCCGGCCTGCACGTGCGCACCGGAAAAAGCATTGCCGGCAGGCAGAACATAATGGAAGAGGACAGCATACTGATTTCAGGCGTTGAAACAGCCGGCACGACAGTCAGGGGCACGTCGTACACTCCGCCGAAAGGCGAGGCAACCGACGCCGGAAAAATCACGACCGGCGACGCGAAATGGGCGAACGTTGTCTGGCGCAATGCCGAAAGCGGCGTCTACGAGGCGAACGTCGAACTGCTGGTAAGCTCGACCGCGGCACAAGGCGATTTGCTTGAATTCTGGTACCGCGGCTATGGTGTCAGGGGATCAATCATCAGGGACCCGGTCGACAAGGAACTTGGAGAAAGCCTGAACTCCGCGGAAAAGCTTGCATTGTACGCGAACGCAAAGCAGAAAGTGCTGAGCGTCGGGCCAACAAACCTCTGCAACCAGAGTTTCTGCAAAACGCTTTTCATGGAAGACCTTGCGGAAAAATCCAAGGTGCAGGTCATTGACAGTTATTCAGCGAAGCTTTCAACCGAATACGAGTTCAGCTTCACGGTTTCAAGCATTTCAAGGCAGACCTATGCGAACTCCGGCATGGTCATTTCGGGCGAAGGCCTCGAACTCGGCGATTATTCGATAACCGACGCTTTCGGACAGGCGTTCACCGGAACCGCGCAATCGGACATTGAAAACGGAATCGGAACATTGCAGCAGGATTCGGTTGTCAGCGGCAAAGTCAGGTTCTCTACGAAAAGCGAGGGGGACAATGCGATAATCCTCATCATCAAATCATCCGACAACGCGGAGATACTGCGCGAAACGATAATCGTCAATGTTCCGGAAGCGAAAACATTGAACATCGATGTCCTGCCGAAGCAGCTCGTGCCATTCATTGACAACCAGCTGCTTGTGAAGGTTTCAGGCGAGGACAATGCGCCCATAGAAAACGCGGTTGTCGGCGTGGCAAGCAACGGCAAAACAATTGCGATAGGCCAAACCGACAGGAACGGGACAATTGATGCCCTGCTGCCATCACCGAACGCGAACGACAAAATCACGATAACAGCGCAAAAGCAGGGCTACAGGCCGGCTCAAACCGAACTCACGGTTTCCGGCCAATTGCTGAGGATTTCGCCGCCTGAAATAAAGCAGGAACTCAACCTCACAAAGATGCCGTCAGCGGAGCCGACCGTGCTTGTGGAGAATTTCACAAAGATTCCGCTTGAAGTCGAAGACATCCAGTTTTCCGCTGGCCTGTCGCAGTACCTTATTGTCAAGCCGGGCAAGGACTACAAGAAGACACTGTTCCTGCCGGACCAGGATTCCAACATTTCCATTTCAATCGAACTGGCCGACGCAGCCTATGGCCTGACAAAGAATACAGTGGTTTCAGGCGCAATGTCAATCTATCTCGCAAACAAGGACCTCGGAAAAAGATGGGTCCAGGCCGTGCCGATCGAAGTCAGGATCAGCCTGGGCAAAACCGTTGACAGCGCAACCTGCCTTGCAGTCGACCCTAACAGCTGGAAAATTTCAACGGCAGGCGAGCAGAAAACTCTCACTGTCACCGTGACAAACAACTGCAAAGTGGAGCAGCAGGCAATCGACCTCAAGAATGTTTCCGCAAAAGTTTCATGGGAAAACCAGGACGAGATTGGAACGTTCAGGCTTGACGCCGAAAGCCCGACAGGCTACACTGAACAGGAAGGCTTCGGCAGGATAAGCATTCCCCTGGACGAAAAGTTCCAGACGGTTTTTGCGAACATGCAGAAAAACTCGGCCGTGGAAATAAAGCTTGCGTTCCAGCCGAACGAAAAGATCAGTTCGGCAAGCGCGTCGCCGAAAATAATATTGAGGGCATCCAATCCAACGGAAAACGGCACGGAACAGATTTATTCTGTGCTCTCCGTTGACGCGGGAATCAGCAATCTCGCGAAGTGCGTGAAAGTCCAGCCGACACAGTTGCAGATAATCGCTTCCCCGCCAAACCTCGGTTATGGCATTTACCAGGGCTACGGCTACAACCCGAACGCCTATTCAGGCGCATTGGGCGCCGGATATGGTTACCAGTCAGGGGCAGGCTACCAGACGCCCTATCCTGCAAGCCAGTATGCGTACGGCTACAACACTTTCAGCACCACAAGCGCAAGTTCGCCGAACGCAACCGGGGCATACGGCGGAACGCAGGCCTACTCGCCGTATCCTGTCGGAGCATACCCTTCAAGCATGTACGGCGGGGCATTCTACGGCGGAACGCCAGTGAATCAGGCTTTCTCGAATTCCTTCAATTATGGAATAAATCCCTTCGGCTCGGACAGGTTCAGGATAACCAACAACTGCGGAAACGACGTTGAAATAAAGCTTGAAGCGGACGCCGAAATACAGGTGCCGGAATCATCGTTTGTCGTGTCGAAAGACGATTCAAAGGATTTGAAGGTGCAGGCCGGCTACACTTTCGGCAGGTTCAACATAGAAGTGAAGGCGAGGAACGCGGAAACCGAGGACAGGTTCGTGAAAGTGCAGGATGTCGAGATTTTCACCAGGCCGCAAGGAGACATTTCCGCGCAGGCGCGCGACTGCCTCAAGCTCATGCCGCCGAACAAGATAGACTTTTCCGGATTCTTCGGCACGCCGGTCAAGGTGCAGATAATCAATTACTGCTACGACATGGGCATAAGGGTGCCGACAGACGAATCAGCATTGTCATTCATCTGCGACGTGCCGAGTGAGGCAACAACCGGACAGGCAACCCAGACGCAGACAAACAAGCAGACCGGCCAGCAGGAAGCCGTGCAGCAGCCCGACGAAGGCAAATGCCCGCTTGTCAGCCAGATTTATTTCATAGACGAAGCCAGGAAAATGGGCCCGAACAACAGGACAACCCAGGAACTCCAATTCGAAATAAAGCCGGACATAAGCTACAGGAAACAGGCAATATTGATGCTCAAAGGCCAGACTTTCAGGCAGCTCGGCCAGCTCAGGCTGTTCCTGCAGACAGGATTCTACAGGATAGAAGTGAGGGCAGACGCGAAGGTAACGTTCTTCGACCAGCTTGGAAGCGAGAGGACGGAAAGCTATTTCAGGGTGCTTGAGGACAAGTTCGCGGCAGGCGAATTCCTGGATGCGCTGGAAGAGCCGGGTTCGGATGAAAAGAATTTCCAGAACTGCATAAACAAGGACGCGCTCAACACCAAACAATACTACATAAACCTCGGGCATTCCCTCGGCGTCATTCCACAGGAGGAATTCGACAAGGGCAACGGCAAGGTCTTCCAGTTCACGCCTGAAAAAAGGAACCAGGTCCTGATAATCAAGGACGCCCAGCACCCGAACGGCTGCGGCACAATCGACAGGCTAAGCGATATAAGGCCGTTGACTTGGAGGGACTCCAAGACAGGCCTTGCATTGTCATTCGCGATAACGGACGACAAGCACAACATCACAATGTTCATTGACAGGAGCGGCCTGAAAACGCTTTGCGCCGACGTCGAAAAGCCGGTCCAGGCAAAACTCACAAGGGTGCAGGTGCCCGAAACGCAGGGTGTCGGACTGCCGGCAATCGTAAGGGTACTGCACGAATCAGTGCAGCCGGAAGACATAACGGAAGAATTCTTTGAAACATGCGCGACAACGCCAGTGGAAGGAAAGCCCACTGGAGAGGAAACTCCCACACCCACTCCGCCGGGCGGAGGCCTGCTTGCAAAGAAAGACTACTTCGCATGCTCGCAGCAAATCGAAGGCGCGCACACCGGCGACGCATATTACACTGAAGCATATTTCAACAGGCTTTTGTTCGACTGGAGTTTCGGCGCAGTCAAGAAAAACGTGTGCGACGTCCCGAAAAAAGTCGGCACTGAAACATGGAATACCGGCGCGGGCCAGAACTTCTGCGATGCTGTCCAGAACATGGTTTCATTGACCAAAAAGCAGAAGGAAATAGAGAAGGCCATCGGCAGCCTGCAGAAAAACGGCTGCATCGGCGAAACTTCAGGCATTTGCCTGCAAACAAACACGAAAAACCTGTTCAGGTTCAGCGTCAGGCAGAGACCGGTCACTGACAATGCCGTGTCGCCGGCAAAAAAGCTTGTCTTCTTTGTGGGCAGCGGCGGCACAATACTTGAAAGCAGGTCAAGGCTTCCCGCCGAGGTTTCCGACGCGAAAAGCCAGCTTGACAAGCTCGACCCGCCGACAGTGGGCAATGCGCTCACATACCTTGGCATAATGGAAACGCTCATACGCGAAATCGAAAAGAATGCCCCGGAAAGGAAGGACAACATTGTCGCGGAAATAGAAACCATCGGCCTCACAGAGGAAGACAATGCCATACTGGAAAGCGTGCTCAAGGCCGACAAGCCCCCGGCAAAATTCCCGACTTACGTCGCAACATTCAACGAGTTCAAGGCATTCCACCAGAAAATCAGGGAAAAGGTCGGAAATGCCGCCACAATAGCCCAGGTGACGGTCGACGGCAAAAACATCGACTACAGGTTCCTGCAGCGCCTGCTCAAAAACATTTCATTCAGGATCGGCATAAGGAACAACGAAAAAATTTCCGAAGAGGACAGGCTGTGGCTTATGCAGTTCTCGGACCTGTGGAAGCTCTACTACGAAAACATTGACACGGAAACAAACCTCATAGCGGACGGCTACAGCCAGGGCCTTGTCGACGACTTCGCGTCGGAATACGCCGCCGAAACAACGGGCATGAATGTGAAGCCGGCGGGCAGCAGGTGGAACTTCAAGACATTAAGCGCCGAGGGCATAGAATTGCCGAACACGAACATTGAAACCGGCAGGCACGGGCAATTCATCAACTACGATTGGACCGCCAGGACAGTAACCGTCGAACTGACAAAACTGCAAAGCATCGAGGAAATCGACACGTCATCAGGCAAATTCGCGGCAAACAACCTGCTGCTCAGGCTGCCGTTCGACGGAAAATTGGGCGGCAACAGGCGCACCGGCTATGGAACAAGCGTGAAAGGCGCCGGAAGCCCGATACGGCTTGTCTTCAACAGCGCCGACAGCCTGGTGAATGTTTTCAGCGGAAGCGGCGGCCTGAAAAGCCTCAAAGGCAGGCTCGGAAGCGCGTTTGCGGACACAAAGGACGGCGTGCTCATTGACATAAGCTCGACGGACTTCAAGTTCAATCCCTCCGTCGACACGGAACTGCAGCTGGAAGTCGTGCCGGAAAAAGGAAAGGGCAAGGCGTTCTACGAACTGTTCGACGGAACGCAGGAAGTGGAAAGCGAAAACCTCCTGACCTGGTTCGGCGGCCGGAAGCCGGTTGCAGACGCCGTAACGCAGGACGTTTCACAGTACTGCTCGAACGCATCAGGCAGCGCGAAAAACCATTCGATTGAAACAGACAACAGCACACCCATACTGACATCATTCGTTTTCGTGCCGTGGAACAAGGAATTCCTGTTCAGGCTGTACTGTGCGGCGGCGCAGGCAACCGCGGCCGGCACGGCAGACAACAGCCTTGCAACGATCGGAAAAGAATACCAGTTCACGAACCCGCGCCAGATAAGGGTGAACGAAAAAGGCCAGGCAGAGGACGCGTCAATCAAGGCAGTCATCGACAAGATTGCAAGCGGCGAAGCCTGCGTAGTGCAGGCCACAAAGACAAGGCTGAAGATTGCGTGGAACAAGACGCTGCCGGAACGGGCGCAGATAGAAGAAACGCAAACCGCGGCGAACACGCAGGCCGGAACGCAAACAGGGGCACAGCAGCCGGCAGGGTCAAGCGCTCCGAAAACAACGCCACCTGCAACGGGCGGCACGACCGCCCCGGCCGCGCCCAAATAA